The stretch of DNA TATCTTCCAATTTTTTGTTTATTCTATTCAAAAATCCGCCTATTACTGTGATAGGATTTCTAATCTCGTGAGCAATTTTAGCAGTCATTTCTCCCATTGAAGCAAGTTTTTCTCTTTTTTGCATTTCTTTTTGAAGGTTGTATAGTTCGGTTATCTCGTCAAGAACTATAATTACCCCTTCAATTACACCTACTTCTTCATTTCTTAAAGGTGAACATTGAATGTCAAATATTCTCTCATCATCGGAAATTTCTATTTTATAGTTTTTTAATTTTAAATAATTTTTCGTTTCATAGACTTTTTCTATAATATTAATAATATCGTTTCCAAAAATATTTACTAATTCATTTATTGAAGAACCAATCATATTTTCCCGTGGAATAGAAAATAAAGATTCAGCCTTTTTATTCCATTCGTTTATTTTACCACTTTTATCAATAACTACAACAGCAAGAGCTAAATTCTGCAAAATATTATCTTTAAATCTTCTATAGTAATCCATTAAATCTTTTTGTTCTTCTAATCTTTTCGTTTTCTGTCTCAACTCTTGATAATTTTCTATCATTTCTAAAGCTAAGCCCATGTTATCTTTAAAAAGTTTCACAATTTCTATATCCATAGGAGTTATAGGGTTTTTATTTATTTTATTATCCACTATAATCACAGATTTTGTCTCCATCATTCCAGTAAGGGGAAATATAAGAAACTCCTCATTTTTTAAAATGTCATAAATATCTTCCAAATCTTCCCATTTTATTTGAAGCATTTGAGGAACTACATGAATTATTTGTTTCTTTTCTACAACCCTTTCTAAAATAGGATGGCCCTTATAAGCTAAAACCTTGCTCTCTAATTTAGTGGTTAATTTATTATTTGTAGGTAATTTTAAAGCTTCTTCTTTTAAATATTGCACCATACTACCATATTTTAAAGAAGTTATGTTGGCTTGTTTCCAAATTTCATTGGTATCTTCTTCATCATCAGGCCCTATCCAAAGTTTTGGAACTAAAAATCCTCGAATTTTATCTTTTTCTAAGTAAAGTGCCCTATTGAATTTTAATCCCCTACCAGAAGTTAGTCCCAGAAGCATAATTTTTATCGCAATGTTCTTATCATAAACTGAACGAACAGCTTGCGAAATTTTATCTAAAGAATTCATTCTATTCAAGTATTCTTTTTGTTCTTCTATAAGTTTTTCATGACTTTCTTTTAACTTTCTTAATTTATCAACTTCACTTTGTAACTTATTGTATAACTTAATTCTATGAATAGAAAAAGCCAACCTTTTAGCACTATCTTTTAAAATACTGAAATCTGTTTCATCAAAATTCTTATATGTTCTAAAATCATATCCTTCTACTCTATTATACGTAGCTATTACTCCATATATTTCGCTGTTTTGCTCAATTTTAGCGTACATAGAAGACTTTAAATCAATATTAAAGGGAATAACGTAATTTTCAAAGCTCTCCCTTCCAACAAATATGAAACTATTCTTTTCAAAAACGACTCTACCTTCGATGGAATTGTTAATACTTAAAGTCTTATGTAAAACTTGATCTTCATTTATTCCTACAAAATTTTGAAGTAATAATTCATCTTGCGATAAATTCCAAAAAGCTACGCATTCAGCATGCAAAGAATCTTTTAAAAAGCACAGTACCTCATTTATAATAATTTCTTCACGATCAATCTTTTCAATAATTTCAGTTAATTTCTCCATAATAGAAACTTTATTTTCAAGTTCTTTGATTTTTAAAGTTTCCAAAGATAAATGAATTAATATACCATAAGAATCAATTTCCTTAACGATTTTATCCTCGTTATTATTTTCGAAAAAACCTGCGGCTGCTATTAATTGATTACTAAAAAAAATAGGGTATATATATAATAAGTTATTATCAACATTATCACACGACTGATCCAATCGAATTAAATTTTTTTGAATATCATAACAAATTTTTTTGCCGGAAAAAAAACTCTTTTTAATCTCTTCATTACCTCTAAGATATACTCTAACTTGTCTATATTCTTCTAAAGAACTCGCCATACATTTTAAAACTTCTCTTGCCGATTCATAAATAAAAACAACATTATGTTGTGAAAGACTTTTCTGAAGTTGCTTAGAAATTTCTTGAAAACTTAACTCTAATATTTTGTTAGGATCTTCACTTGTTATTATATCTAAAAAGTTATTAATCAATTTAATCATCCTCCATAAAAGCTTTCATAACGCCACTTTCAAAAGGTTCAAAACTTAAGTTTTTTCAGTCTTTTATTTTAATTTTTAAAAATATTCCTGTTTTGCTATTCTAAATTTTTATTAACTACCGTTTCATTCAACGTATTAGATCCCAAAGTACCAAAATTTACTTCACCTTCGACGAATACACTCCTCTTATTTATGAAACATAGACTTCAATTCATTATTCTCGTTCAAATATTAATCTTTAAAAGATGTGTTTTCTTAACTTATATATATATTATATCACTTACTTTATTTTATGCTTACTTTAGAAATGATAATTTTTAGAAAATAAACTTTTGAGTTTATAACAACCAAGTTCGAAACCTGACAGAGACGTATTTCTTTCTTTAGAATGGTGTTCTTTAGCTACATGTACCAAAAAACTAAAAAAATTAAGAATTAGTGAGAATTATGTAGAAACTTTATAAAAGATAATTTTTCAGAAATAAGCATTTGAATTTAAAACGGGTCCAGGGCGGAGCCCCCCCTTTGTCTCGGTAAAAGCACCGAAAAGGTTAAAGAAATTAAGAATTAGTGAGAATTATGTAGAGACTTTATAAAAGATAATTTTTCAGAAATAAGCATTTGAATTTAAAACGGGTCCAGGGCGGAGCCCTCTTTCTCTCTTTCGCTACACGTAGCGAAAAAGTTAAAGAAATAGATAATTTAAGATCAAAACTATAAACATAAATAATTTATTTTTTGTCTTGACAAATAAGATAAAAAAGGTTATAATAAAAACAGGATTTAGCACTCATAAATTAAGATTGATAAAACAAAACATTTCTGTATATTTAAAGTGGAGGTGAATAATATGAGATTTAATCCTAACGATTTTACTGAAAAATCTTTGAAAGCAATTCAAGAAGCACAAAATCTATTAGCTTACTCAGGCGGTAATATCATGAAGCCAGAGCATCTTTTGTTGGCTATTTTAAATATGAGCGATCCTGAGGTTGAGAAAATTTTTGAAGGGAAGGATTTGAATCTTTTAAGAAATAAACTTGAAGATGCAATTTCAGAAGAGATGGGAGTTTATTATTCTTTTCCCTACTCAGGAGGAGGGATTTACATTTCGAATAGTTTGGGAAATGCGATAAACATTGCAAAATCAGAAACTATTAAATTGGGAATGAAGAAGATTCCTGTTATTGCACTTGTACTTGGCATTATGTTAGAAGGTAATTCTTATGCTTCAAAACTTTTGTCGTCTTTTACTTCAGAAAGAAGAGTCCGAGAAGTTCTTCAAGAGCTTATGGAAAACGGCGATGAAGAAGTAGATGCTGAAGGTGCAGATCCACTCAAAAGATTTGCTATAGACTTAACAAAAGAAGCAAAGAAAGGGAAACTACTGCCTGTAATTGGAAGAGAAAAAGAAATAAAAAGAATTATTGAAATATTGTCTCGAAAACAAAAAAACAATCCGGTGTTAGTCGGAGATGCAGGTGTTGGAAAAACTGCAATTGTAGAAGGATTAGCTCAATTGATAGTAGATGAAAGTGCCCCGGATTATCTAAAAAATAAAAAAATTTTACAACTGGATATGGCAGCTTTATTAGCCGGAACAAAGTTTAGAGGAGAATTTGAAGAGAGATTAAAAGCTGTTATTGATACTGTAAAAAAACATAAAGATGAGATTATCTTATTTATAGATGAATTGCATAATATAATCGGTGCAGGTGTAGCTGAAGGGAACGCAATGGATGCTGCAAATATTTTGAAGCCTGCCTTAGCAAGAGGTGAAATAAAAGTAATAGGTGCCACTACATACGATGAATACGTAAAATATATCGAAAAAGATAAAGCTTTGGCAAGAAGATTTCAACCAATATTTGTTCAGGAGCCAACTGTAGAAGATAGCATTGAAATATTAAAAGGACTTAAAGAATCCTATGAAAAACATCATAGAGTAGAAATACTCGACGAAGCTATAGAAGCTGCTGTAAAACTTTCACAGAGATATATTACAGACAGATTCTTACCCGATAAAGCTATAGATTTGATTGATGAAGCATGCGCAAGGGTAAAATTAAGAAGCTCAGGAAAACCTGAAAAAGTAATCGAATTAGAGAGAAAAATGCAGAAATTAGAAGAAGAAATTAATAAATTAACCCTTGAAGAGAAGTATGAAGAAGCTTCAAAGAAAAAGGCAGAATATTTTGATTTACAAAAAGAATTAGAAAAAACCGAAAAAATGGCAAAAAGTTTGCAAACAGAAAGTAATAATGTAGTTGATGAAGATGTTATTGCTTCTATAGTCCAAGAATGGACCGGAATACCTGTTACAAGAATGGTTGAAGATGAAAAGAAAAAACTTGCAAATCTTGAATCAGAAATTCATAAGAGGTTGGTTGATCAGGATGAAGCTGTTAAAACTATCGCAGAACACATAAGAAAAGCAAGAGCAGGATTGAAAGATCCTCGTAAACCGGTTGGATCTTTTTTATTCTTAGGGCCAACCGGAGTAGGTAAAACAGAGTTAGCAAAAACCTTAGCTGAAATTTTGTTTGGAACAGAAGATGCTCTAATAAGAATAGATATGAGTGAATATATGGAGAAATTTAACGTTTCAAGATTAATAGGTGCTGCTCCCGGTTATGTAGGATACGAAGAAGGAGGCCAATTAACAGAAGCAGTAAGAAGAAGACCTTATTCAGTAGTATTGTTTGACGAAATAGAAAAAGCTCATCCCGATGTGTTCAATATGTTATTACAGGTTCTTGATGATGGAAGATTGACAGATTCACAAGGAAGGACTGTCAACTTTAGTAATACTGTCATAATAATGACATCAAATATAGGTTCTGAACAGATAAATAAAAGTAAAAGAAATTTAGGATTCATAGGAGAAGAAAGCGAAGAACAAAACTATGAAAATATAAAAAATGAAGTTATGACTCAAGTTAGAAATGTTTTTAGACCCGAATTTATAAACAGATTAGATGATATTATTGTATTTAAACCATTAAATGTAGAACACATTAAGGAAATAATTAATATAATGATTAATAAATTGCAAGAAAGATTAAAAGAAAAAAATATAAAGATTCAAATCACTGAAGCTGCTAAGGATGTCATTGCAAAAGAAGGGTTTGATCAAGTTTACGGTGCAAGACCTTTAGCAAGAGTTATCGAAAGAAAAATAGAATCACCTCTTGCAAACATGATAATTGAAGATACAATTGGTGAAGGAGATACTGTTATAGTTGATTCAAAAGATAGAGAAACTTTAGAAATAAGAAAAGCAGGAGGAGAATTATTAAAAAAACGGGATTAATAAATCCCGTTTTTTTAATATCGATGATTTTTAATCCATTACTTCAAAATCTTCTTTTGAAGCTCCACACACAGGACAAGTCCAATCATCTGGTAAATCTTCAAAAGAAGTTCCAGCTTCTACTCCGTTATCTGGATCGCCTACTTCTGGATCATAAATATACCCACAAATCGTGCATCTATACTTTTTCATTTTTATCAACTCCTAAATTCACTTAATTTACTGTCACTTTTTTCGTATTTTCCCATAATCCATGAATATTACAATGTGAAAGAGCAATAAGTGTAGCAGATTTTGACAATCTGATCTTAGCTTTTACATAAGGTTCTCCCACTACAGGTCCAAAAATATACCTTCCTAAGTGAACAGTGTTGGGATCATCTTCGTATTGAGCAAAAAGATCTATCCATTCTATATGGTGTTCAACGGTGTTAGGATGTTTTATTTCTTTTCCAACTTGTACTTCAACTTCAAATTCTTCGTTTGCTTTAACGATATCTGGGCAATCGATTGTTGGAACGTGTTTCTCTTCTTTAAAATCTTTAATTTTGATTACTTCACCTAACAATCTTATACCCCCTTTCCTTTCAAAAAGTATAAAAATTAAAATTCATATACATTTTAAAAACAACTATATTTTCAAAAACCTTCGTTCCTACAAAACATCAAGTTAAAATTCTACAAACTTACTCTTTGGGGCTCCACAAACCGGACATTTTTCAGGAGCTTCTCCTTCCACAGTATAACCACACACGTCACAAATAAAGATCTTACCAACCTCTACATCTTTACCTTGATCTGCAACCTTTTTAGCATTTTTGTACCATTCTGCGTGTATTTTTTCAGCTTCTAAAGCAAAATGAGTGGTTCTTACAGCTTCCTTTTCTCCTTGAAAATCAGCAGCATTTTTGTATACTGGATACATCTCTTCTATTTCAAAAGTTTCGCCGTCAATACATTGTTGCAAATTATCCGTTGTTGAACCAATATAACCCAACGCCCTATAATGGTTTCTTGCATGAACATATTCTGCATGAGCTATAGCCTTCCACATTCTTGCTAAATTTTTAAGTCCTTTTTCCTCAGCCTCAGCAGCAAAAATCAAATATTTCATATGTGCTTTAGATTCTCCACAAAAAGCATCCTCTAAAAATTGCTTTGTCATAGCTCTATTAACCATTGAATCAACCCCCTTTTTACAAAATTTTTAAAAAATACAAGTTCTTTAATGTAAATTATAGCATGATTATTTTTAGTAAAGATTAAAATTTTTTAAAAATATACTGAATTAATTAGTTCTTGCTTGAAAAATTGCTTTTGAGAGATTGAATAAAACGTTGAATTTGTTCGATGTTGTCCAATACAACCCTTATATTATTTATGAATTCTTTTACAGAAGAAGAAATTTCTTGAGCTGTGGCGGATCCCTCTTCTGAAATAGCTAACAAACTTTGAGTATTTTTACTTATTTCTTCTAATTTTTTCCCTTCGGTTTGAAGTTCTACTAATATTTTAGAAATTTCAACTGAAATGTTTTCTATATTATCTGCAGAGATTTTATTTTCTTCCGAACTAATTTTAAGATTTTTTGCCCCTTCTTTCATAGATTGAAACTCTTTCGCTATACTTTCAGAAAGATTCTTGATTACACTCGAAATTTTATTAAGAATTTTATCAATTTGGGAAGCTGCGTCTTTACTTTCTTCGGCAAGAGATCTTATCTCATCTGCTACAACCGCAAAACCTCTGCCGGCTTCTCCAGCTCGAGATGCCTCTATAGCCGCATTTAAAGCTAACAAATTTGTTTGATCAGCTATTCTTCTTACAGTATCAACTACCTTTAGTATTTCCCGTGTATCGTTTTCTAAATTATTACTGTCTTGAACTAATATATCAAACCTCTTACTCATATTTTCAATTTCCAGAGAAGATTTTTCAACTCTTACTGAAGAATTTGTTATTTTTTTAACAGCATCCTGTAAAGATACAACCATATCATTTTCTCTTGAAATAATGTTTTGAATAGTATTAACATTCACTTCTACTACATTTGATATAGATTCGGCATCGTTTGCGGTCTGTTGAGAACTTATCGCTACTTGTTCTATCAATTCATTTATTGAATCACTTATGGACTTCATTTCTTGGGCATTTTCCGCAACTCTTCTCGTAAAAGTTTCTATTTCCTCTATATCTCCAGTAATATTTATCATTAATCCATTTAATTCACTTCTCAATTTATCTATCTCATATGAATGTCCTTCTAACATCTTTTCACCTTTTAAAAGCTCAGGTTCATCAAAATTCCTTTCAGAGAGTTTTTTAATTCCACTATTAGAGGCACTAAATATATTTTTAAAGTATCTTCCCATAGAAAAAATAAATATCCCCGAAGAAATTGCTGTAATTGCTGAAACTAATAAATTGTTATTAAAAATACTTCCCAAAATCCACGACACAAAAAATACAATTAGAATCGTATAAAAGGTAAGTGAAGTAAAAAATGTTTTCATAAAAGAAAGACTAATTGCTATAAAAAATCGGGCTTTATTTATTTTTGCATAGGGTTTTTCACTTTTCAATTTTATCTTCATGAAACTACCTGTTTTACTTTTTCCTTGATCTATTATTTCATAATCAATCTTTTCCCCAAAAAGCTCTGACGATCCTTCTAAAAGACCTAAAAAATAATATCCCATGTCTCTAAAAGAACGATAAATGATATAAGCAGAATTACTATCTATGATTTCAAACTCAATCGCAGGAGGTTTTGCACCGTTAATTCGTTTAGTTAAAGACTTATGAACATCGTTCATGGTTGATAGGAAAGCTAACAATCCTTTTCTTTTAAAAAAATTAGGATAATATTTTTTAAAGGTATAAATATTATTTTTTCCAAGTTCTTTCATAAGTTCTTCTTTGCTTTTATTTGCCTTTTTTGAAGCCAAATCAAGCATCTGAAAAACCTTATCGTCTTCTAAGTCTTCAAAAGGCGAAAAATGTTTATTTTTAGAAATTCCAATCTGAGAAAGCATATCATTCACAAAATCTTGTCCATAAGTATTTTTAAACGTTTCTAACCATGTTTCAACAATCATTCCTTTCATAAACTTTCCCCCTTATATATTATATAAAATTATATAAAAGTCATGCATTTTTACAGCTTCAAAATTTTGAAAACAAATATAATTTTATTTAAAAAATAAAAATAATCTAAACTTCTTGTTCTTAAAATTATACCATAAAAACAAATAAGCTATTAAAAAAATTTTTTGAAATGGTATAATTAAATTGGTACAACGTACTAAACAGGTTAAAGGAATATAAAAACTAATCATCAAAACATTTATAGAATCAGAGTTTCATAATTTCTAAAGCAAGTAAAAATTATATAGAGACTTTAGAAACGGAGAGTTTTCCTAAAATAAGGTTTTGAATTTAAATTGGGTCCAGGGCGGAGCCCCTCTCCCCTCTCGGTACAAGTGCCGAATAACTTAAGAAATAAACAATTTGCCAAAATAGATAAAGACTTTAAAATGGAGAACTTTTTAAAAATAATCTTTTGAATTTAAATTGGGTCCAGGGCGGAGCCCCTCTCCCCCTCTTTCGCTATACATAGCGAAAAACTAAAGAAATTAAGAATTATTGAGAATTAGAACTTAGAATGACTAAAAAAGAAGTAGAGACTTTAGAAATGAGAGTTTTCAAAAAATAAGCTTTTGAATTTAAAATGGGTCCAGGGCGGAGCCCCTCTCCTCTCTCGGTACAAGTGCCGAATAACTTAAGAAATAAACAATTTGCCAAAATAGATAAAGACTTTAAAATGGAGAACTTTTTAAAAATAATCTTTTGAATTTAAAATGGGTCCAGGGCGAAGCCCTCTCCCCCTCTTTGGCCACAAGTACCAAAAGAGTTAAAAAATTCATATCTTGTAAGGATTGAAGTTATGGAGGTATTTTTAAAAAACTTTAAAACTAAAATATTGGCAAAACTTAAGTTTTATAATTTTTAAAGTAAGTGAAAAATTATATTTTAGGAGGATAAAATGTCAGATTATTCAGATTATGACGATAAAAACCTTGAATTACATATGTTAAAAGAAAAAATCGAAGCTTTAGAAAAGAAAGAAATGACAGTTAGACAAGAAATCGAAGATTTAAAATATCATCAAATGCAGGTAAACAATCAATTGAATCAAATTTTTCATTTACTTAAAATAATCTTTTGGTTAAGTATCGCTTTATCTGTATCTTTGTTGATCTTTTTGATTTTTATTCCACCTGTTATAATTGGCCTATGGATTATTTTTGGTATATTATTCTTAACTATAACTCTTTTATATTTTGGAATTAGATTTACTTCTAAAAAAATTGAATGAGAGGCGATTTTGTTGACAAAGCAAGAGGCTATTGACTTACTTCATGAAAATATTAAAACAGAAAGTCTTATAATACACTCATTATCTGTAAGCGCTATAATGAAAGAGCTTGCAAAAAGATTAGAAAAAGATGAAGAAAAATGGGAAATAACTGGGTTATTGCATGATCTTGATTATGAATTTACAAAAGAAAATCCCGAAATTCATGCAATAAAAACTGTAGAAATGCTTGATGATAAAGTAGAAGATGAAATTAAAGATGCAATCTTAGCTCACAATGAAAAAAAAGATATCGAAAAAGATATTGAAATTGCACTTTATGCTGCCGATCAACTTGCTGGGTTGATAACAGCCGCAATACTTGTTAGACCTAATAAAGACATAGAAGGTTTAACCGTTAAATCTTTAAAGAAAAAGTTCAAGGATAAAGCCTTTGCTAAAGGAGCAGACAGAGAAAAGATACAACAAATCCAAAGGCTAAATATAGAATTAGAAGAATTTTTTCAAATAGGAATAAACGGTATGATCAATATCAAGGATAAATTATCTTTTGATAAAGCTTAGAGACTAATTTTTGTGTTCATCTTCATTGCTATCATCTTTATTATCTTCTAATTCTTTTATTCTTAAGTTTACAATAGTAAAAAAAGATATGGATATCACTCCGAAGGTTGAAAATATCCATATAATAAGCGAAAACCAAAAAATTTTTTTAAACAAAAAAAAGAAGACTAAAAGAAGAGCAATTGAAATACTGAAATAAAATAAAAGAAATTTAAATATTCTTTTTTTGTTGTTATCCAAAACTATATTGCCTCCTTCTTTGAAGGTATGGAAAGTTCTACCTTAATCCCACATAAGTTTAAAAGCTTATTTTTATAAAACTACGTTATTTTCTTATGAACTAATTACAATAAAATTATAAATAAAAGGTGATGTCCTTGCAAGCTTTATTGACAATATTACCGGATCCTTTTTATACCAGAATAACAAATATTTGGATAGACTTGGAAAAAAGGTTTGGAATAAAATGGATAAAAGAAAATGTTCCATTTCCACATATAACTTGGAATGTGGCAGAAAAATATAATACAGAAAATTTTGAGCAAACATTAAAAAACTCATTAAAAAATTTAGTTTCAATAAACATAAAAACAGAAGGTTTAGGGATTTTTACTGGTGAAAAAATCGTACTGTATTTACCTATTAAACCATCAAAAGAAGTTTTAGAATTTCATGAATTTTTTTGGAATTTAGTTAACGTAAATCAAACAAAATTAAATAAATATTATGCACCTACTAACTGGTTTCCTCATATAACTTTAGCCGTAGAAGACATTAACAAAGAAAATATTGGACAAGTAGTTAGCTATTTATCTGATAAAAAATTTAAATATAACATAAAATTAGAGTCAGTTTCCATAGTTCAACGAGAATTAGGAAAAGAAGTAATTATTAAAAACACCTTCGGCATACCAAAAAAACCAAAAATACGAAATAATTAAGTGTTCCTTGATTTTCTTCCCAATCTTTCTAATAAAACAACAAATAATACGCCTATTAAACCAAATATTATAAGGACCGTTAAATTATCTATTCGAGACAAAGGGGCTCTCAAACCTCCTACCATTAATCCTATTAAGAAATACATTGTAAAAGCATAGAATTTTTTCAACAACCATTGTAAAAATTTGCTCATAACGGCTATACCTAATATGGCACCTAACACAAAAACCATTAAAACTATAAAATTCAATTCATTTACAGCCTTAACTATATAATCATATTGGTTCATCATTAACAGTACAAAAGATCCAGATATTCCTGGAAGAACCATCGCACAAATTGCAAAAAAACCAGATAATAAAATTACTGGTAAAGAATGATCAACTGTTAGGGTTTTCAAACCCGAGATGTAAAAAGCCAATAAAAATCCTAATACAGAAGAAAAAATAAACAAGATAGTTTTATTCTGAGAAACTTCATGCTTCTCTTTTTTAGATATTTCACCAAACAAAAAGAAAATACTGGCAATGATTAAACCTGTAAAAAAAGAAAATACACCATTTTCATAATTGGTCATTAAAAAACCTATAACGTTTAAAGATGCAAATAAACCAACAAAAACTCCTATATAAAGTATTAATAGAAATCTAAATTCCTTACTTTTTATTAACTTTTTCAAATGCGAAATATTACTAAAAAAGTAAGACCATGAAGAAATAAACTTTTCATAAATACCAACTATTAATGCAATAGTAGCTCCTGAAATTCCAGGAATTGAATCAGCTATGCCCATGAGTATTCCGTCTATAAATACAATGAATTTTTGTAAATTCATATTGCCTCCTTAAACTTCTTTTCTTTAACTTCTTCGCTGCGTGTAGCGAAAGAGGAATGAGGGCTCCGCCCTGGACCCGCTATAAATTCAAAAGCTCATTTTCTGAAAACCTTCATTTCTAAAGTTCTTATCTAATTCTCACTAATTCTTAATTTTTTTGACTTTTTCGGTACTTGTACCGAAGAAAGGAGAGAGGGCTCCGCCCTGGACCCGCTATAAATTCAAATGCTTATTTTCTGAAAATCTTCATTTCTAAAGTTCTTATCTAATTCTCACTAATTCTTAATTTTTTTGACTTTTTCGGTACTTGTACCGAAGAAAGGAGAGAGGGCTCTGCCCTGGACCCGTTTTAAATTCAACCGCTTGTTTTTATAAAATTCTCGTTTTCAAGGTTCCTGTCTAACTACGATTTTTTTACTTCTTCGCTGCGTGTAACGAAAGAGGAATGAGGGCTCTGCCCTGGACCCTTTTTAAATTCAAAAGCTCATTTTCTGAAAATCTTCATTTCTAAAGTTCTTATCTAATTCTCACTAATTCTTAATTTCTTTAACTTTTTCAGTACTTGTACCGAAGAAAGGAGAGAGGGCTCCGCCCTGGACCCGCTATAAATTCAAAAGCTCATTTTCTGAAAATCTTCATTTCTAAAGTTCTTATCTAATTCTCACTAATTCTTAATTTCTTTAACTTTTTCAGTACTTGTACCGAAGAAAGGAGAGAGGGCTCTGCCCTGGACCCGTTTTAAATTCAAACGCTTGTTTTTATAAAATTCTCGTTTCCAAAGTTCCTACTTCTTTCCTAAAAAATACCTAAAAAAAACCCCGCATAATGCGGGATAAGTTGGGGATTTTATTGGGGGTTATTATTTTTCTATTAGAAATTTTATATTCAAAAACTTAATGTTTCCTTAAAATTTTAAGAAAAGGTTCTATGTCCATTATATCGACGTTCAACCCCAATTCAATGCCAACTTTATTTTCCCCATGATAGTCGGAACCCGCTGTCATAATTAATTCATATTTTTTTGCCAATTGCTTATATTCTTGGACCATGGTTTTTGTATGAGATGAGTAATACACTTCTATGCCATCTAATCCCATAGCCTTTAAGTCAGAAATGAGTTTTTCTAAATCTTTACCATATACCTTTGTTTGATACGGATGGGCTAAAACAACAATTCCACCTGCTTCTTTTATAAGTTTTATTGCTTGTTCTGGCTCTAATCTTTTTTTGTCTAAATAGAGCGGTGCTCCTTTTTTTAAGTATTTATCAAAAGCTTCTTGTTTATCTTTAACATATTTCTTTTGGACCATCAAGTTAGCGAAATGCGGTCTGCCTATTAATTCTTTCCCGGCTTCTTGCTGTAATTCTTCCAAAGTTATATCAAACCCATAATTTTTCATATTTTGTATCATTTGATC from Petrotoga sp. 9PWA.NaAc.5.4 encodes:
- a CDS encoding 2'-5' RNA ligase family protein, which codes for MQALLTILPDPFYTRITNIWIDLEKRFGIKWIKENVPFPHITWNVAEKYNTENFEQTLKNSLKNLVSINIKTEGLGIFTGEKIVLYLPIKPSKEVLEFHEFFWNLVNVNQTKLNKYYAPTNWFPHITLAVEDINKENIGQVVSYLSDKKFKYNIKLESVSIVQRELGKEVIIKNTFGIPKKPKIRNN
- a CDS encoding PHP domain-containing protein, with the protein product MRKELRIDLHVHSTASDGTDSPQELIRIGLNKGIEYFSITDHDTVDGVKSILDSQEIFPNELFFVTGVEISAEFPTTLHLLGYNFDIRDKNLNDILKNLQEYRQQRNDQMIQNMKNYGFDITLEELQQEAGKELIGRPHFANLMVQKKYVKDKQEAFDKYLKKGAPLYLDKKRLEPEQAIKLIKEAGGIVVLAHPYQTKVYGKDLEKLISDLKAMGLDGIEVYYSSHTKTMVQEYKQLAKKYELIMTAGSDYHGENKVGIELGLNVDIMDIEPFLKILRKH
- a CDS encoding HD domain-containing protein; protein product: MTKQEAIDLLHENIKTESLIIHSLSVSAIMKELAKRLEKDEEKWEITGLLHDLDYEFTKENPEIHAIKTVEMLDDKVEDEIKDAILAHNEKKDIEKDIEIALYAADQLAGLITAAILVRPNKDIEGLTVKSLKKKFKDKAFAKGADREKIQQIQRLNIELEEFFQIGINGMINIKDKLSFDKA
- a CDS encoding heme NO-binding domain-containing protein; protein product: MKGMIVETWLETFKNTYGQDFVNDMLSQIGISKNKHFSPFEDLEDDKVFQMLDLASKKANKSKEELMKELGKNNIYTFKKYYPNFFKRKGLLAFLSTMNDVHKSLTKRINGAKPPAIEFEIIDSNSAYIIYRSFRDMGYYFLGLLEGSSELFGEKIDYEIIDQGKSKTGSFMKIKLKSEKPYAKINKARFFIAISLSFMKTFFTSLTFYTILIVFFVSWILGSIFNNNLLVSAITAISSGIFIFSMGRYFKNIFSASNSGIKKLSERNFDEPELLKGEKMLEGHSYEIDKLRSELNGLMINITGDIEEIETFTRRVAENAQEMKSISDSINELIEQVAISSQQTANDAESISNVVEVNVNTIQNIISRENDMVVSLQDAVKKITNSSVRVEKSSLEIENMSKRFDILVQDSNNLENDTREILKVVDTVRRIADQTNLLALNAAIEASRAGEAGRGFAVVADEIRSLAEESKDAASQIDKILNKISSVIKNLSESIAKEFQSMKEGAKNLKISSEENKISADNIENISVEISKILVELQTEGKKLEEISKNTQSLLAISEEGSATAQEISSSVKEFINNIRVVLDNIEQIQRFIQSLKSNFSSKN
- a CDS encoding DUF368 domain-containing protein, encoding MNLQKFIVFIDGILMGIADSIPGISGATIALIVGIYEKFISSWSYFFSNISHLKKLIKSKEFRFLLILYIGVFVGLFASLNVIGFLMTNYENGVFSFFTGLIIASIFFLFGEISKKEKHEVSQNKTILFIFSSVLGFLLAFYISGLKTLTVDHSLPVILLSGFFAICAMVLPGISGSFVLLMMNQYDYIVKAVNELNFIVLMVFVLGAILGIAVMSKFLQWLLKKFYAFTMYFLIGLMVGGLRAPLSRIDNLTVLIIFGLIGVLFVVLLERLGRKSRNT